A stretch of the Aegilops tauschii subsp. strangulata cultivar AL8/78 chromosome 4, Aet v6.0, whole genome shotgun sequence genome encodes the following:
- the LOC109762638 gene encoding uncharacterized protein codes for MNLFVSRNISLAAKTYVTRWSVIAAKLPGRTDNDVKNHWNTKLKKRHLLAMAPSPTPPTAATDSPSASDSDESSLPPPPLDEAAVATADHGGELTHRSEELYAELKGLIQQQPTNGDVRSSSSSSLPLTPTAGASSAGVTSTGWPVDDREFLPESSGSSMVVDLDDPCAAHAFGATTFQDLLASSYDEIIGTEGLLYY; via the coding sequence ATGAACCTCTTTGTTTCTCGAAACATTAGTCTGGCAGCTAAAACTTATGTCACCAGGTGGTCCGTGATCGCCGCCAAGCTCCCCGGCCGAACGGACAACGACGTCAAGAACCACTGGAACACCAAGCTCAAGAAGAGGCACCTGCTGGCCATGGCGCCGTCACCAACTCCTCCTACCGCGGCCACCGACAGCCCTTCCGCCTCCGACTCCGATGAAtcctccctcccccctccacCTCTCGACGAAGCCGCCGTCGCCACGGCGGACCACGGCGGAGAGCTCACGCACAGATCGGAGGAGCTGTACGCCGAGCTCAAGGGGCTCATCCAACAGCAGCCCACCAACGGGGACGTGAGgtcgtcatcgtcgtcgtcgttgcCATTGACACCGACGGCTGGTGCAAGTTCTGCCGGCGTCACCAGCACTGGGTGGCCCGTAGACGACAGAGAGTTCTTGCCGGAGTCCAGCGGGAGCAGCATGGTCGTTGACCTTGACGATCCTTGCGCTGCTCACGCATTCGGTGCGACGACTTTCCAAGACTTGCTGGCCTCGTCTTATGACGAGATCATAGGGACGGAAGGGTTACTCTACTACTAG